Proteins encoded together in one Epinephelus lanceolatus isolate andai-2023 chromosome 4, ASM4190304v1, whole genome shotgun sequence window:
- the LOC117259197 gene encoding extracellular calcium-sensing receptor-like, producing the protein MVICQDLDWSKTYFLLIISFIFWTEEEAPFCQILGNPEFPLLSKEGDVMIGGAFSIHSKITQPPLSSTEKPTRLTCSSVNLREFRFAQTMIFTIEEINKSEFPLPNVSIGYRIYDNCGSTLSSIRAVMALMNGDEWTVGKSCSGQSAVHAIIGESESSSTIVLTRTTGPFKIPVISHSATCECLSNRKEYPSFFRTIASDLYQSRALAQLVKHFGWTWVGAVNSDSDYGNNGMAIFLAAAQEEGVCVEYTEKFHRADPEKLMKVVEVIQKSTARVIVGFLAHVEMNNLLEQLSLRNITGLQFIGVEAWITADSLVTPTSFSVLGGSLGFAVQKADISGMDDFLIKDFWETEFKCTEANKDTMTETAQCKENQDLIDFKDYYDDVAELRYSSNIYKAIYAVAHSLHSILKCSKGCDKTVKVTPQKVVESLKQVNFTIKNGDQVWFDSTGAAVARYEVVNWQRGSDDSIQFKPVGYYDASLPPGQKFVLKTEAIMWPGGKTEVPVSVCSDRCPPGTYKVHQKGKPVCCYDCLPCAEGEISNSTDSNDCKKCPEEYWSNQNRDACILKNVEFLFFTEVMGIILVFFTLFGVLLTLTVAALFLINKDTPLVKANNSELSFLLLFSLTLCFLCSLTFIGRPSEWSCMLRHTAFGITFVLCISCVLGKTIVVLMAFRATLPGSNVMKWFGPAQQRLSVLGFTSIQILICILWLTINPPFPFKNMNHYKEKIILECALGSPVGFWAVLGYIGLLAVLCFVLAFLARKLPDNFNEAKFITFSMLIFCAVWITFIPAYASSPGKFTVAVEIFAILVSSYGLLLCIFAPKCFIIVLKPELNTKKYLMGKTGSD; encoded by the exons ATGGTAATATGCCAGGATTTGGACtggtcaaaaacatattttttgttgaTTATAAGCTTTATTTTTTGGA CGGAGGAAGAAGCTCCTTTCTGTCAGATTCTGGGGAATCCAGAGTTCCCTCTGCTGTCTAAAGAGGGAGATGTCATGATCGGTGGAGCCTTTTCCATCCACAGCAAAATCACGCAACCTCCACTTTCCTCTACAGAGAAACCAACACGTCTCACATGTTCCAG TGTCAATCTCAGGGAGTTTCGATTTGCCCAGACCATGATCTTTACAATTGAGGAAATAAACAAAAGCGAATTTCCTCTTCCCAATGTTTCGATTGGATACCGTATTTATGACAACTGTGGCTCAACATTGTCCTCAATACGTGCAGTAATGGCCTTAATGAATGGTGATGAGTGGACTGTGGGAAAGAGCTGCTCTGGTCAATCAGCTGTTCATGCTATTATTGGGGAGTCAGAATCCTCATCAACCATTGTGCTGACACGCACTACAGGACCATTCAAAATACCAGTG ATAAGTCATTCAGCTACTTGTGAGTGTCTGAGCAACAGGAAAGAGTATCCCTCTTTCTTTCGAACCATTGCCAGCGACCTCTACCAAAGCCGAGCCCTTGCACAGCTGGTCAAGCACTTTGGCTGGACCTGGGTCGGGGCAGTCAACAGCGACAGTGACTATGGCAACAACGGCATGGCCATCTTTCTTGCTGCAGCCCAGGAAgaaggagtgtgtgtggagTATACAGAGAAGTTTcacagggcagacccagaaaaACTCATGAAAGTCGTTGAAGTGATCCAGAAGAGCACTGCCCGGGTCATTGTTGGTTTTCTGGCCCATGTAGAGATGAACAACCTTCTAGAGCAGTTGAGTCTGCGCAACATCACAGGCCTGCAGTTTATTGGTGTGGAGGCCTGGATCACTGCTGACAGCCTTGTGACTCCCACCAGCTTTAGTGTGCTGGGAGGTTCGCTGGGTTTTGCTGTGCAGAAGGCAGATATCAGTGGCATGGATGACTTTTTAATCAAAGATTTCTGGGAGACAGAATTTAAGTGCACAGAGGCAAACAAGGACACTATGACAGAAACAGCACAATGCAAAGAAAACCAGGATCTAATTGACTTTAAAGATTATTACGATGATGTGGCAGAGCTGAGATACTCCAGTAACATCTACAAAGCCATCTATGCTGTGGCCCATTCTCTGCACAGCATCTTAAAGTGCTCCAAGGGTTGTGATAAGACTGTAAAGGTTACTCCCCAGAAG GTAGTGGAGTCTTTGAAGCAGGTAAATTTTACCATTAAGAACGGGGACCAGGTGTGGTTTGACAGCACCGGAGCAGCTGTGGCTCGGTATGAGGTGGTGAACTGGCAGCGTGGATCAGATGACTCAATCCAGTTTAAACCCGTCGGCTATTATGATGCCTCCCTACCTCCTGGACAGAAGTTTGTACTCAAGACTGAAGCCATAATGTGGCCTGGAGGGAAGACAGAG gtgcctgtgtcagtgtgcagtgaCAGATGTCCTCCAGGAACTTATAAAGTCCATCAGAAAGGAAAGCCAGTCTGCTGCTATGACTGTTTACCATGTGCAGAGGGAGAAATCAGCAATAGTACAG ATTCTAATGACTGCAAAAAGTGTCCTGAAGAGTATTGGTCCAATCAAAACAGAGATGCATGTATACTGAAAAATGTCGAGTTCCTCTTCTTCACTGAGGTTATGGGCATAATacttgtatttttcactttgtttGGTGTGCTCCTTACTTTAACTGTGGCTGCTCTATTCTTGATCAATAAGGATACTCCGTTGGTGAAGGCCAACAACTCTGAGTTGagcttcctgctgctcttctccttgactctgtgtttcctgtgttctcTGACCTTCATCGGCCGGCCCTCTGAGTGGTCCTGCATGCTGCGACACACAGCATTTGGCATCACCTTTGTTCTCTGTATCTCATGTGTTCTGGGGAAAACTATAGTGGTGTTAATGGCCTTCAGGGCAACACTTCCTGGTAGTAATGTGATGAAATGGTTTGGGCCTGCACAGCAGAGGCTTAGTGTTTTGGGCTTCACTTCAATTCAGATTTTAATTTGCATACTTTGGCTGACCATCAACCCTCCCTTTCCCTTCAAAAATATGAACCACTATAAAGAAAAGATTATTCTTGAGTGTGCTCTGGGATCACCTGTTGGGTTTTGGGCTGTATTGGGATACATAGGACTCTTAGCTGTGTTATGTTTTGTACTTGCCTTTTTGGCCAGAAAGTTACCTGATAATTTCAATGAAGCTAAATTCATCACTTTCAGCATGCTGATATTCTGTGCAGTCTGGATCACCTTTATCCCAGCATATGCCAGCTCTCCTGGGAAGTTCACTGTAGCTGTAGAGATATTTGCCATTTTAGTCTCCAGTTATGGCCTTCTTCTCTGTATATTTGCTCCAAAGTGTTTTATTATTGTTCTCAAACCTGAACTAAATACAAAGAAATATCTAATGGGAAAAACAGGATCTGATTAA
- the LOC117260085 gene encoding extracellular calcium-sensing receptor: MSDCVYIMLLFVLFVGVSGAEKDTVLCEMLGSPEFPLLSREGDIIIGGAFSIHSQISNPPVSFRDTPEPLICSRINFREFRFAQTMIFAIQEINNSSSLLPNISVGYKIFDSCGSTLPSTRAVMGLMNGQERTLGKSCSRQSSVHAIIGASESSSTIVMLQISGIFQIPVISHFATCACLSNIKEYPYFFRTIPSDHYQSRALAKLVKHFGWTWVGAVRSDNDYGNNGMATFIAAANQEGVCIEYSEAISRTDPSEHVARVVSVIQSGSARVLVAFLAQGEMDILLEEALRQNLTGLQWVGSESWITAGHLATKRYSGILTGSLGFTIRKTKITGLQEFLWRVNPSQDPHNDLLREFWEATFGCSFQSSLPGQMQCSGSERLQDIDNPFTDVSELRISNNVYKAVYAVAHSMHSMLKCGQRGGVWNQSCIWKDDLEPKQVVKHLQDVNFTLQSGERVYFDENGDPAAAYELVNWQRNRAGDTVFVTVGSYDASLPTGKQFTMNRINITWAAESQKRPQSICSERCLPGFRQAVIKGKPICCFSCIACAAGEISNSSNSAECSRCPLEYWSNEDHSQCVPKVIEFLSYGETMGALLTAFSVFGASLTLVVSGVFFRFRHTPLVRASNSELSFLLLFSLTLCFLCSLTFICRPSEWSCMLRHTAFGITFALCISCILAKTIAVVMAFKARRPANTVPQCSVPLQRTSVFSCTFLQVLVCVLWLTLAPPFPYKNTALATERIILECDLGSPVGFWAVLGYIGLLAVLCFVLAFLARKLPDNFNEAKFITFSMLIFCAVWLTFIPAYVSSPGKFTVAVEIFAILASSFGLLFCIFAPKCYILLLKPEQNTKKDMMGRSQSKSL; encoded by the exons ATGTCTGACTGTGTCTATATAATGTTACTATTTGTGCTTTTTGTGGGAGTCTCTGGAGCAGAGAAAGACACTGTGCTCTGCGAGATGCTGGGGAGCCCAGAGTTTCCTCTGTTATCTAGAGAAGGAGATATCATTATTGGTGGAGCTTTCTCTATCCATAGCCAAATATCAAATCCTCCCGTCTCCTTCAGAGATACTCCAGAACCTCTCATATGTTCCAG GATCAATTTCAGAGAATTTCGATTTGCTCAAACAATGATTTTTGCCATCCAGGAGATCAACAATAGCAGCTCTCTGTTGCCTAATATTTCAGTTGGTTATAAGATATTTGATAGCTGTGGTTCAACACTGCCTTCAACACGTGCAGTGATGGGTCTGATGAACGGGCAGGAAAGGACTTTGGGAAAATCCTGCTCAAGACAGTCATCTGTTCATGCCATCATCGGAGCCTCTGAGTCCTCCTCAACCATTGTGATGCTACAAATATCAGGGATTTTCCAAATACCAGTG ATCAGCCACTTTGCTACTTGTGCTTGTCTGAGTAACATAAAGGAGTACCCCTACTTTTTCAGAACCATCCCTAGTGACCACTATCAGAGCAGAGCACTGGCAAAACTGGTTAAGCATTTTGGCTGGACATGGGTTGGGGCAGTCAGAAGTGACAATGATTATGGTAACAATGGCATGGCAACATTTATCGCAGCTGCAAACCAGGAGGGGGTCTGTATTGAGTATTCAGAGGCCATCTCAAGAACTGACCCTAGTGAGCATGTTGCCAGGGTGGTAAGCGTGATCCAAAGTGGCAGTGCAAGGGTTCTAGTTGCCTTCCTTGCCCAGGGCGAGATGGACATCCTGCTTGAGGAAGCTCTGAGGCAGAATTTGACCGGGCTGCAGTGGGTGGGCAGTGAGTCCTGGATTACAGCAGGTCATTTGGCCACTAAGAGGTACTCGGGAATCCTGACAGGGTCTCTGGGCTTCACCATTAGAAAAACAAAGATCACAGGCCTTCAAGAGTTTCTTTGGCGGGTTAACCCAAGTCAGGACCCCCATAATGATCTGCTGAGAGAGTTCTGGGAAGCTACATTTGGGTGCAGTTTTCAATCCAGTCTGCCTGGTCAGATGCAGTGTTCTGGCTCTGAGAGACTACAGGACATCGACAATCCTTTCACAGATGTGTCAGAGCTAAGGATATCTAACAATGTGTATAAGGCTGTGTATGCTGTGGCACATAGCATGCATAGCATGTTAAAATGTGGGCAAAGGGGTGGAGTGTGGAATCAGTCTTGTATCTGGAAAGATGATTTAGAGCCAAAACAG GTTGTGAAACACCTCCAAGATGTGAATTTCACCCTTCAGTCAGGAGAAAGGGTGTATTTTGATGAAAATGGAGATCCTGCGGCAGCTTATGAGCTGGTGAACTGGCAGAGAAATCGAGCAGGAGATACTGTGTTTGTGACTGTAGGGAGCTATGATGCCTCACTACCAACAGGAAAGCAGTTTACCATGAACAGAATAAACATAACATGGGCTGCCGAATCCCAAAAG AGGCCACAGTCTATCTGCAGTGAGCGCTGTCTGCCAGGTTTCCGTCAGGCTGTGATTAAAGGAAAACCCATCTGCTGTTTCTCATGCATCGCCTGTGCTGCTGGAGAGATCAGCAACTCCAGCA ATTCTGCCGAGTGTTCACGTTGTCCACTGGAATACTGGTCGAATGAAGATCACAGCCAGTGTGTACCAAAGGTGATCGAGTTCCTATCTTATGGAGAAACCATGGGTGCCCTCCTCACTGCATTCTCAGTGTTTGGAGCAAGTTTAACACTGGTGGTGTCAGGTGTCTTTTTTCGGTTTCGTCACACACCTCTTGTCAGAGCCAGCAACTCTGAGCTGAGTTTCTTGCTGCTCTTTTCCTTgactctgtgtttcctgtgttctcTGACCTTCATCTGCCGGCCCTCTGAGTGGTCCTGCATGCTGCGACACACAGCTTTTGGCATCACATTTGCTCTGTGCATTTCTTGTATCTTAGCTAAAACCATAGCAGTGGTGATGGCCTTTAAGGCTAGAAGGCCAGCAAACACAGTTCCTCAGTGTTCTGTTCCGCTTCAGAGAACAAGTGTTTTCAGCTGTACCTTTCTGCAGGTGTTAGTTTGTGTGCTGTGGTTAACTCTTGCCCCGCCATTCCCTTACAAAAACACAGCTCTTGCCACTGAAAGGATTATTCTGGAGTGTGATTTAGGTTCACCTGTAGGATTCTGGGCTGTGCTGGGGTATATAGGACTCCTGGCTGTGCTTTGCTTTGTCCTTGCTTTCCTGGCTCGAAAGCTGCCTGATAATTTCAACGAAGCTAAGTTCATTACCTTCAGCATGCTGATATTCTGTGCAGTCTGGCTCACTTTTATCCCAGCATATGTCAGCTCTCCTGGGAAGTTCACTGTAGCTGTGGAGATATTTGCTATTCTGGCCTCTAGCTTTGGGTTGCTCTTTTGTATATTTGCTCCAAAATGTTATATTTTACTGTTGAAACCAgagcaaaatacaaaaaaggacATGATGGGGAGAAGCCAGTCAAAGTCACTATAA
- the LOC117260049 gene encoding extracellular calcium-sensing receptor — protein MLLIADLLLLSLLAVREGKPECQTYGTKELSQFSKEGDINIGGIFSFHQNPVSVNPALQVNPGTIQCEGLDPGELQYAYTMIFAIGEINNSSELLPGITLGYRIFDSCPSIPLSIRASLNLMNRYESGEDSCNKLSNVHAVIGETTSTSTIGIARTMGPFHIPVISHSATCACLSNRRDYPSFFRTIPNDIYQSKALAKLVKHFGWTWVGAIRTNSDYGNGGMATFLEAAEGEGVCVEYSVAIYRTDPRKWFLEVVDIIKKSTSKVIVAFADGTDLDILIKELHAQNVTGLQWVGSEGWITYRYIASQVNYAVVQGAVGFAALNAHIPGLQEFLANSRPSTTLGNQGLVELWEMVFGCTLTPQAETEAQGSVAACTGKESLWDTNTRFTDVSDASLLNNVYKATYAVAHALHMLFTCEDGQGPFENNTCADREKVQPWQVLHYLTKVNFTTKIGENVFFDELGDPVARYALVNWQMDETGYIVFETIGYYDASQPEGQQFEMKPGVGAIWAGENLKVPRSVCSESCLPGTRRAFVKGKPICCFDCITCADGEFSNSTNAVKCDKCLPEYKSNKERNNCDLKAIEFLTFRELMGILLVTFSVFGACLATTIALIFFHYRQTPIVRANNSELSFLLLFSLTLCFLCSLTFIGRPSEWSCMLRHTAFGITFVLCISCVLGKTIVVLMAFRATLPGSDVMKWFGPAQQRLSVLAFTLIQVVICILWLTINPPFPFKNMNHYKEKIILECALGSPVGFWAVLGYIGLLAVLCFVLAFLARKLPDNFNEAKFITFSMLIFCAVWITFIPAYASSPGKFTVAVEIFAILASSYGMLFCIFLPKCYIILLKPENNTKKHLMGKVTPRTL, from the exons ATGCTGCTGATAGCAGATCTGCTACTTCTTTCCCTTCTGGCTGTCAGAGAAGGGAAGCCTGAGTGTCAAACCTATGGGACAAAAGAACTGTCCCAGTTTTCTAAGGAGGGAGATATCAACATTGGAGGCATTTTCTCCTTCCATCAGAACCCAGTCAGTGTCAATCCAGCTCTCCAGGTCAACCCAGGAACGATCCAGTGTGAAGG ACTGGATCCAGGAGAGCTTCAGTATGCATACACTATGATTTTTGCCATAGGGGAGATCAACAACAGCTCAGAGCTGCTGCCAGGAATTACACTGGGTTACAGGATCTTTGACTCCTGCCCGAGTATCCCTTTGTCCATCAGGGCATCGCTAAACCTGATGAATAGGTATGAGAGTGGGGAAGACAGCTGTAACAAACTCTCAAATGTGCATGCTGTCATAGGGGAAACCACATCCACCTCTACAATAGGTATTGCACGCACCATGGGACCCTTTCATATACCTGTG ATCAGTCATTCAGCCACTTGTGCATGTCTTAGCAACAGAAGAGACTATCCCTCTTTCTTCAGAACCATACCTAATGACATTTACCAGAGCAAAGCCCTTGCAAAGCTTGTGAAACACTTTGGCTGGACCTGGGTAGGGGCTATAAGAACCAATAGTGACTATGGGAATGGTGGTATGGCCACTTTCCTGGAAGCAGCAGAAGGAGAAGGTGTATGTGTTGAGTACTCTGTGGCTATTTACAGAACTGATCCAAGGAAGTGGTTCTTAGAGGTGGTGGACATTATAAAGAAATCCACCTCTAAGGTAATAGTGGCATTTGCTGATGGCACTGACCTTGATATACTCATTAAGGAGCTTCATGCTCAGAATGTTACAGGCCTGCAGTGGGTGGGCAGTGAGGGCTGGATCACTTATCGCTATATCGCCTCTCAAGTAAACTACGCTGTGGTCCAGGGGGCAGTGGGCTTCGCAGCACTAAATGCTCATATCCCTGGACTGCAAGAGTTCCTGGCTAACAGCAGGCCCTCCACCACACTGGGAAACCAGGGACTGGTGGAGCTGTGGGAGATGGTGTTCGGCTGCACCCTGACTCCCCAAGCAGAGACTGAAGCTCAGGGTTCAGTCGCAGCCTGCACTGGGAAAGAGTCACtgtgggacacaaacacacgcttCACAGATGTTTCAGATGCAAGTTTGCTGAATAATGTTTACAAGGCAACATATGCTGTCGCTCATGCATTACACATGTTGTTTACTTGTGAAGATGGACAGGGGCCTTTTGAGAACAATACTTGTGCTGATAGAGAAAAGGTCCAACCATGGCAG GTGCTGCATTACTTAACAAAGGTCAATTTCACTACCAAGATTGGTGAAAATGTGTtctttgatgagttgggagacCCTGTGGCACGTTATGCTCTTGTAAACTGGCAGATGGATGAGACAGGTTACATAGTCTTTGAGACCATTGGTTACTACGATGCCTCTCAGCCTGAGGGTCAGCAGTTTGAGATGAAACCAGGTGTGGGAGCCATCTGGGCAGGCGAGAATCTCAAA GTGCCAAGGTCTGTATGCAGTGAGAGCTGTCTGCCAGGGACCCGCCGGGCCTTTGTCAAGGGCAAACCTATCTGCTGTTTTGATTGCATCACCTGTGCTGACGGGGAGTTCAGCAACAGTACAA ATGCTGTGAAATGTGACAAATGCCTTCCCGAGTACAAGTCCAACAAAGAGAGGAATAACTGTGATCTGAAAGCTATTGAGTTCCTCACCTTCAGGGAATTGATGGGTATACTATTGGTCACCTTCTCTGTCTTTGGTGCCTGCCTGGCGACGACTATAGCCCTGATATTTTTCCACTACAGGCAGACTCCTATTGTCAGGGCCAACAACTCTGAGCTGagcttcctgctgctcttctccttgactctgtgtttcctgtgttctcTGACCTTCATCGGCCGGCCCTCTGAGTGGTCCTGCATGCTGCGACACACAGCATTCGGCATCACCTTTGTTCTCTGTATCTCATGTGTTCTGGGGAAAACTATAGTGGTGTTAATGGCCTTCAGGGCAACACTTCCTGGTAGTGATGTGATGAAATGGTTTGGGCCTGCACAGCAGAGGCTCAGTGTTCTGGCTTTCACTCTCATACAGGTTGTAATTTGTATACTCTGGCTGACTATCAACCCTCCCTTTCCCTTCAAAAATATGAACCACTATAAAGAAAAGATTATTCTTGAGTGTGCTCTGGGATCACCTGTTGGGTTCTGGGCTGTATTGGGATACATAGGACTCTtagctgtgttgtgttttgtgctcGCTTTTTTGGCCAGAAAGCTCCCTGATAATTTCAATGAAGCTAAATTCATCACCTTCAGCATGCTGATATTCTGTGCAGTCTGGATCACCTTTATCCCAGCATATGCCAGCTCTCCTGGGAAGTTCACAGTGGCTGTAGAGATATTTGCTATTCTGGCTTCAAGCTATGGAAtgctgttttgtatttttttgcccAAATGCTATATCATTTTATTAAAGCCTGAGAACAATACAAAGAAACATTTGATGGGTAAAGTGACCCCAAGAACCCTTTGA